Genomic segment of Cydia fagiglandana chromosome 16, ilCydFagi1.1, whole genome shotgun sequence:
gttcatgcacggagCCTATAGGTCGGTACGAAACTATacccctcggagtaattaacaatggagccgccattaacaggcgttcccctctgtcgaaaataggcggccaatggtcaaccacatgtcaaccatatgtatggactgacgtttatctgacatgacgtacctatacatttgatgtgcccctcccccgcaaaaaacggcagactattttgtaccgaaaattttagacatggcgtctccattggttatatcctccaagctataccctatacttttttttatacaaacttTTTAATATGATAACCTCAAATGACACTTTGGCTCTCAGTCTTGTTGCCACAACGACTGTCAATGTCAATTGGAAATAAACACTAATTGACAATTTCTAAaactacttatattattttattagttgtACTTGATTTAGTAGTAATTTTGTAACGTTGTTatacaaataaagtaaaagaaaCTTCATACATGGCACAAGGTAATTAAATGTTAAGGCTCGCCATAGAATAAATTGTAATGTTTTCTACTTCACCTATTTTACGATATTACACTGATAGGAATGATAATAACTATAAATTCATCGCAtctttaaccgacttccaaacaTGAGGTTATGGAGGTTTTCTTTTTACTAAgggttaattaaaaataattcatactttatttatttcacagaTTTTCCAGCAAAGGAGATTAACGGTATAAATTTAGAAAATTACTATCCTAGTAAACGGTCTTGTAACTCAGTGTCTTACATTCATAAGAAATTCTTCAACAACTCTAAGGAAACTGTTCCTGGTGTTAATCAAAATACTGTCAAAACTGAGCTAAAAATTATAGATCGCATGAAGAAAACAAGACCTAAAACATCTACACAAAATAAAGCAAACAAAACTGATAAGGATATCGATGAAACCAGTGTATGTAACGACGAAGTTATAGGACAGACTATAAGATTCGCAAAAAATATAGTCCCTATAGTCATTCCTCCGAGCGCCAACGATAGGTCTCCTGTTTACTATACTATAAAGACCTCAAGAAAATCACGGCTCAGGAATAATAAGCCAAGAGATAATCCTGTCAGCCAAGATCCAAGGACGTACAGAAAGCAACAAGAAAAGAAAGTTATAGAAacgtttcgtaaagaaaatttTAAAAGTCAGACAGAGAGTTTCAGTCATGAATCTTTTAGCAGATCGTCTGTAGAAAATATAGTCATCAGCCAATCTCTTAATAGTACTGTTTCTGAATTAACTGaaagaaaaacaagaaaaacGCGTCATAATGATAAAAGATTGGATAGATCTCACGTCGCCGCATCCGAGTCTTTGGAGGCTTTAGCTACTGAACTATTACAAACATCCGGTGAAGCCAAGATAAAAATTCATCTCATGGATGACACGGCTAAAGACCTTTTCTATGAATCAATCCGCAAGCCAGTCATAGAAGCGATCAGAGAATCAGTAGCAGAAATAATGCATTCCAAGGAAGAAGAAACTAAAACTGTGCATAGATATGTGCAATATCACAGTCAGAAATTAGATAATATTTTAGATAAACTAGCATGCATTGAAAAAAGATTAGATGGTGCTGAAGAGAAAGTTAAAATACGTAAAGAGACATGTAAAATGTCCGCTCTTGAAGAAATAGGCGAGGATATGGCAGAGGAGAATGAGGATTCTGAAGATGAAATGAGTGTTGTTTACAACGCTGAAGAAAAGAGAGGCAGGTGCGCTAGTGGTATAGTTAGACTAAATCCTTTACACAAAATAGATGAAGCAAGCCCTTGCAGCGGCGATGGAGAAGTAATAAATCAGAAGGCAATAGCTCCTACAATTTCATCGCGTCCCGACAAAatttccactaggtactgctgGACAGATTCCGCCAACTAATAAAGTTGGTTGATATTAAAAAAGTTTGTTTTTGTGTGAAATAACGAGTATAGTTGATGTCGACATTCATCTGGGGCATGCGGAGCGCACGGGTTTCAAGGGTTGTGAACAGTTTGAAGAAGTACTTGCTTTTATTCGTATAATGTTTCTAATTTGCATAGCAGTTGCGATATAAGTTATACAGATATAGCGACTTTGCCTCCTCAGCTAGCAGCTCTTATCAGATTTGGTCAAATTAAATATTAGTCCTTACTCATTAAATTTTAACTTCGGAACTTGTCATAAGCA
This window contains:
- the LOC134671770 gene encoding uncharacterized protein LOC134671770: MAQDFPAKEINGINLENYYPSKRSCNSVSYIHKKFFNNSKETVPGVNQNTVKTELKIIDRMKKTRPKTSTQNKANKTDKDIDETSVCNDEVIGQTIRFAKNIVPIVIPPSANDRSPVYYTIKTSRKSRLRNNKPRDNPVSQDPRTYRKQQEKKVIETFRKENFKSQTESFSHESFSRSSVENIVISQSLNSTVSELTERKTRKTRHNDKRLDRSHVAASESLEALATELLQTSGEAKIKIHLMDDTAKDLFYESIRKPVIEAIRESVAEIMHSKEEETKTVHRYVQYHSQKLDNILDKLACIEKRLDGAEEKVKIRKETCKMSALEEIGEDMAEENEDSEDEMSVVYNAEEKRGRCASGIVRLNPLHKIDEASPCSGDGEVINQKAIAPTISSRPDKISTRYCWTDSAN